Proteins encoded in a region of the Xiphophorus couchianus chromosome 11, X_couchianus-1.0, whole genome shotgun sequence genome:
- the LOC114153266 gene encoding U1 small nuclear ribonucleoprotein C-like, producing MGLSLYLELSEGPPGGLSPPSLSEGPPGGLSPPSLSEGPPGGLSLYLELSEGPPGGLSPPSLSEGPPGGLSLYLELSEGPPGGLSPPSLSEGPPGGLSLYLELSEGPPGGLSLYLELSEGPPGGLSPPSLSEGPPGGLSLYLELSEGPPGGLSPPSLSEGPPGGLSLYLELSEGPPGGLSPPSLSEGPPGGLSLYLELSEGPPGGLSPPSLSE from the coding sequence atgggtctctccctctacttggAGTTGAGTGAGGGGCCCCCGGGGGgtctctctccgcctagcttgagtgaGGGGCCCCCGGGGGgtctctctccgcctagcttgagtgaGGGGCCCccggggggtctctccctctacttggAGTTGAGTGAGGGGCCCCCGGGGGgtctctctccgcctagcttgagtgaGGGGCCCccggggggtctctccctctacttggAGTTGAGTGAGGGGCCCCCGGGGGgtctctctccgcctagcttgagtgaGGGGCCCccggggggtctctccctctacttggAGTTGAGTGAGGGGCCCccggggggtctctccctctacttggAGTTGAGTGAGGGGCCCCCGGGGGgtctctctccgcctagcttgagtgaGGGGCCCccggggggtctctccctctacttggAGTTGAGTGAGGGGCCCCCGGGGGgtctctctccgcctagcttgagtgaGGGGCCCccggggggtctctccctctacttggAGTTGAGTGAGGGGCCCCCGGGGGgtctctctccgcctagcttgagtgaGGGGCCCccggggggtctctccctctacttggAGTTGAGTGAGGGGCCCCCGGGGGgtctctctccgcctagcttgagtgaGTGA